From the genome of Pelobacter propionicus DSM 2379, one region includes:
- a CDS encoding glycosyltransferase, producing MRFLFAWEQGGRLGHLSKIVPIARLLRKRGHGVLFAVKELGTAHDFFQPDGFSYIQAPLPTGLARFRREAASFADILSQAGFGDAALLGGMVRAWQTLFALHKPDVMLSQYAPIATQAAGLFGIPCLSLSSGFESPPETSPYPSFRPWLNLTREALLLTENRLLDNVNNVRGDFGGVPLSYLYQAIRADVSLLAVLPELDQYPGRKNARYIGPLFVDDDGETVHWSGQREQKIFVYLIPGAETPLVLEVLDGCGAEVVAFVPGIAADLREKYSGTGVRIYSEKIKLSGLLSGMTLAINNANLGTLSATLLSGVPSLCIPTHIEQLMNSCSMERIGAGIGLKRGQVTTRFGEVLDAMLANCCYRNKAIEISIKYAGYGQKQVVGKLTNTLEKMTLYTSCIGRCPAGTHPKPG from the coding sequence ATGCGTTTTCTGTTTGCCTGGGAGCAGGGGGGGCGTCTCGGGCATCTTTCTAAAATAGTGCCCATTGCCCGACTCCTGAGGAAACGGGGGCATGGGGTGCTCTTTGCGGTCAAAGAACTGGGCACGGCCCATGATTTTTTTCAACCTGACGGTTTCAGCTATATCCAGGCGCCTCTTCCCACGGGGCTTGCGAGATTCCGTCGCGAGGCGGCCAGTTTCGCGGACATCCTGTCGCAGGCAGGCTTTGGTGATGCGGCACTTCTTGGAGGAATGGTACGGGCGTGGCAGACTCTGTTTGCCCTGCACAAACCTGATGTGATGCTGTCTCAATATGCTCCCATTGCAACACAGGCAGCAGGGCTGTTCGGTATTCCATGCCTGAGCCTGAGTTCGGGTTTTGAATCACCTCCGGAAACGTCTCCTTACCCCAGCTTTCGTCCCTGGCTTAACCTGACCAGGGAAGCGCTGCTGCTCACCGAAAACAGGTTGCTGGACAATGTCAACAACGTGCGCGGGGATTTTGGTGGAGTTCCGTTGTCATATCTGTATCAGGCGATCAGGGCGGATGTTTCTCTTCTGGCGGTTCTGCCTGAATTGGATCAATATCCGGGGCGAAAAAACGCGCGCTATATCGGGCCGCTGTTCGTTGATGATGACGGTGAGACCGTCCACTGGTCCGGGCAACGTGAGCAGAAAATTTTCGTGTACCTAATTCCTGGTGCTGAAACGCCTCTGGTCCTTGAGGTTCTCGATGGATGCGGAGCGGAAGTGGTTGCATTTGTTCCCGGAATTGCTGCTGACTTGAGGGAAAAGTACAGCGGTACTGGCGTGCGTATCTACTCCGAAAAGATCAAACTGTCCGGTTTGTTGTCCGGGATGACCCTTGCCATAAACAATGCGAATCTTGGAACACTGTCCGCAACACTTCTCTCAGGTGTGCCCAGCCTCTGCATCCCGACCCATATTGAACAGTTGATGAACAGTTGCAGTATGGAACGGATCGGAGCCGGGATCGGTTTGAAACGTGGGCAGGTAACAACCCGCTTCGGTGAGGTTTTGGATGCGATGCTTGCAAATTGCTGTTACCGGAATAAAGCGATCGAGATATCGATAAAATACGCTGGTTATGGTCAGAAACAGGTTGTAGGTAAACTCACAAACACACTTGAAAAAATGACATTGTACACAAGCTGCATTGGTAGATGCCCGGCAGGAACGCATCCGAAACCTGGCTGA